From Actinomyces sp. oral taxon 171 str. F0337, one genomic window encodes:
- a CDS encoding nucleotidyltransferase family protein yields MRDAITDTMTAVATEAGTETGNETGNDAAGRTRVAVVLARGLGTRMRASSAAGSGLTSQQATAAASGYKALMPIGGHRLIDYSLSALVDAGIERAVLVVGPEHEDFRRHIDSLDLTRLTIDLAVQVNPLGTADAVLSAEAAVGEECFLMVNGDNYYPRQVLRDLARHRGNALAGFDRAALVAESNIPAERIAAFAIVRARDGALEEIVEKPTAEVVRAAGAHAPVSMNAFRFTPEIFAACRRIAPSPRGELEIVDAVRALPGPVWVLAATGGVLDLSRREDIREVEARLSGTEVSL; encoded by the coding sequence ATGAGAGACGCGATCACTGACACGATGACCGCCGTTGCGACTGAGGCGGGCACTGAGACGGGGAATGAGACGGGGAACGACGCGGCGGGCCGCACCCGTGTCGCCGTCGTCCTGGCCCGGGGGCTGGGCACACGCATGCGGGCGAGCAGCGCGGCCGGCTCCGGCCTGACCTCCCAGCAGGCCACAGCCGCGGCCAGCGGCTACAAGGCCCTCATGCCCATCGGCGGGCACCGGCTCATCGACTACAGCCTCTCGGCCCTGGTCGACGCCGGGATCGAGCGGGCGGTCCTGGTCGTCGGCCCCGAGCACGAGGACTTCCGCCGCCACATCGATTCCCTGGATCTCACCCGGCTCACGATTGACCTGGCCGTCCAGGTCAACCCCTTGGGGACGGCCGACGCCGTCCTATCCGCCGAGGCGGCCGTCGGCGAGGAGTGCTTCCTCATGGTCAACGGGGACAACTACTACCCCCGCCAGGTGCTGCGCGACCTGGCCCGCCACCGGGGCAACGCCCTGGCCGGTTTCGACCGCGCCGCCCTGGTGGCCGAGTCCAACATCCCCGCCGAGCGGATCGCCGCCTTCGCCATCGTGCGCGCCCGCGACGGTGCGCTGGAGGAGATCGTGGAGAAGCCCACTGCGGAGGTGGTCCGGGCCGCCGGAGCCCACGCCCCGGTGTCGATGAACGCCTTCCGGTTCACCCCTGAGATCTTCGCCGCCTGCCGGCGGATCGCCCCCTCGCCGCGCGGCGAGCTGGAGATCGTCGACGCCGTGCGCGCCCTGCCCGGTCCGGTCTGGGTCCTGGCGGCAACCGGAGGGGTCCTGGACCTGTCGCGGCGTGAGGACATCCGCGAGGTCGAGGCCCGCCTGTCCGGGACGGAGGTGTCGCTGTGA
- a CDS encoding galactokinase family protein, producing the protein MSEGTHGAMSEMPEETAWRVPGRVEVLGKHTDYAGGSVLVGAVDRAITARARRVEGSPGSLTATTDGGDPVTLRAGVAPGLEPGHWGRYLHTVLDRLTLNFGKGAAAHLSISSDLPPASGMSSSSALVCATALALASLNGWDEDPRWIESMPDRLSLAGYLAAVEGGRAWRDLPGTSGVGTRGGSEDHTGMLCGTRDRLLLAEFDPMRVERTISFPSQWALVVGVSGVLAHKTGAALEDYNRGPSTVQTVLARWNETTGRADASLAGAVRHLVGDATGEQAAGDPALKDLLRLCDPGYERQRIEQFLIESLVLVPEGARLIAAADPGIGEVLERSQELADRGLCNQVPQTRLMVSLAREAGAIGASSFGAGWGGSVYALVRADEAEGFAAQWLRAYRDREQGAEQAAVIVTRPGPGACRLL; encoded by the coding sequence GTGAGTGAGGGAACGCACGGGGCGATGAGTGAGATGCCCGAGGAGACCGCGTGGCGGGTGCCCGGACGCGTCGAGGTCCTGGGCAAGCACACCGACTACGCCGGCGGCTCAGTCCTGGTCGGCGCCGTCGACCGGGCGATCACGGCGCGGGCGCGCCGCGTGGAGGGGTCGCCTGGGTCCCTGACCGCCACCACGGACGGCGGCGATCCGGTCACTCTGCGCGCCGGGGTGGCCCCGGGCCTGGAACCGGGCCACTGGGGCCGCTACCTTCACACGGTGCTGGACCGCCTCACCCTCAACTTCGGGAAGGGCGCCGCGGCCCACCTGTCCATCTCCTCGGACCTGCCGCCGGCCTCCGGGATGAGCTCGTCCTCCGCACTGGTGTGCGCCACGGCCCTGGCCCTGGCCTCCCTCAACGGCTGGGACGAGGATCCCCGGTGGATCGAGTCGATGCCCGACCGCCTGTCCCTGGCCGGCTACCTCGCCGCCGTGGAGGGCGGGCGGGCATGGCGGGACCTGCCGGGAACCAGCGGGGTGGGTACCCGTGGAGGGAGCGAGGACCACACCGGCATGCTGTGCGGTACCCGGGACCGGCTGCTCCTGGCCGAATTCGACCCGATGCGCGTCGAGCGGACCATCTCCTTCCCCTCCCAGTGGGCGCTCGTCGTCGGCGTGAGCGGGGTGCTGGCCCACAAGACCGGTGCAGCCCTGGAGGACTACAACCGTGGGCCGAGCACCGTCCAGACGGTGCTGGCCAGGTGGAACGAGACCACCGGGCGCGCCGATGCCTCCCTGGCCGGTGCGGTCAGGCACCTGGTCGGGGACGCCACCGGCGAGCAGGCGGCCGGCGATCCCGCCCTGAAGGACCTGCTGAGGCTGTGCGACCCCGGCTACGAGAGGCAGCGGATCGAGCAGTTCCTCATCGAGTCCCTCGTCCTGGTTCCCGAGGGCGCCCGGCTGATCGCCGCGGCCGACCCCGGCATCGGCGAGGTCCTTGAGCGCTCCCAGGAGCTGGCCGACCGGGGCCTGTGCAACCAGGTGCCGCAGACCCGGCTCATGGTGTCACTGGCCCGTGAGGCGGGCGCCATCGGCGCCTCCTCCTTCGGCGCCGGGTGGGGCGGATCTGTGTACGCCCTGGTTCGGGCCGATGAGGCCGAGGGCTTCGCCGCGCAGTGGCTCCGGGCCTACCGGGACCGAGAGCAGGGCGCCGAGCAGGCAGCGGTGATCGTGACCAGGCCGGGGCCGGGGGCCTGCCGGCTGCTCTGA
- a CDS encoding arginine deiminase family protein, translating to MTQTGETASRTFIPVADGGGRVDSETGSLREVIVHRPGGEIARLTPINADSLLFDDALNIPRAQAEHDAFTAILRSEGVIVHDFRELFTEVLAVPEARRLVLDEAVGPDVVGVSASELLIDYFQSLPDADLAEVLLSGITRAELRERLSSSDGRDLFSSTYLSTLEGQFVVTPLPNLLFTRDASAWLHGGVSVNSMALEPRRREAVGYEAVYRYHPAFAPRLAELGGSDGPDARLWREQGRVSAASTIEGGDFQILGNRTLVMGLTHRSTAAGVERLASQLFAAGVADRVIGVHMPDAAFYTQLEAVMHLDTLMTMVSPDTYLRFPGFTEVTTVEIEPGAAGRALKVTVHDGSQMDAVLARAAGIDSFRVISPGASEEAEALRELARDSCNVVALAPGRVIGYAHNQRANDALRKAGIEVVETPGVELVRGRGGSHCMTCPVTRDAV from the coding sequence ATGACACAGACCGGTGAGACCGCCAGCCGCACCTTCATCCCCGTTGCCGACGGTGGGGGGCGAGTCGACTCCGAGACCGGTTCTCTGCGCGAGGTGATCGTCCACCGTCCCGGTGGGGAGATCGCCCGCCTGACCCCCATCAACGCCGACTCCCTGCTCTTCGACGACGCCCTCAACATTCCCCGGGCCCAGGCCGAGCACGACGCCTTCACCGCGATCCTGCGCTCCGAGGGCGTCATCGTCCACGACTTCCGCGAGCTGTTCACCGAGGTCCTGGCCGTCCCCGAGGCCCGCCGCCTGGTCCTGGACGAGGCCGTCGGCCCCGACGTCGTCGGCGTCTCCGCCTCCGAGCTGCTCATCGACTACTTCCAGTCCCTACCCGACGCCGACCTCGCCGAGGTACTCCTGAGTGGTATCACCCGCGCCGAGCTGCGTGAGCGCCTCAGCTCATCCGACGGGCGCGACCTGTTCTCCTCCACCTACCTGTCCACCCTGGAGGGCCAGTTCGTCGTCACCCCCCTGCCCAACCTGCTCTTCACCCGCGACGCCTCCGCCTGGCTCCATGGCGGGGTCTCGGTCAACTCCATGGCCCTGGAGCCGCGCCGGCGCGAGGCCGTCGGCTACGAGGCCGTCTACCGCTACCACCCCGCCTTCGCCCCCCGCCTGGCCGAGCTCGGCGGCTCCGACGGCCCGGACGCTCGCCTGTGGCGCGAGCAGGGGCGCGTATCAGCGGCCTCCACCATCGAGGGCGGAGACTTCCAGATCCTGGGCAACCGGACCCTCGTCATGGGTCTCACTCACCGCTCCACCGCCGCCGGCGTGGAGCGCCTGGCCTCCCAGCTCTTCGCGGCCGGTGTGGCCGACCGGGTCATCGGCGTCCATATGCCCGACGCCGCCTTCTACACCCAGCTCGAGGCCGTCATGCACCTGGACACCCTCATGACGATGGTCAGCCCCGACACCTACCTGCGCTTCCCCGGCTTCACCGAGGTCACCACCGTGGAGATCGAGCCCGGAGCGGCCGGGCGGGCCCTCAAGGTGACGGTCCACGACGGCTCTCAGATGGATGCGGTCCTCGCCCGCGCCGCCGGCATCGACTCCTTCCGCGTCATCAGTCCCGGTGCCTCCGAGGAGGCCGAGGCCCTGCGCGAGCTCGCCCGGGACTCCTGCAACGTCGTGGCCCTGGCGCCCGGGCGCGTCATCGGCTACGCCCACAACCAGCGCGCCAACGACGCCCTGCGCAAGGCCGGCATCGAGGTCGTCGAGACCCCCGGTGTCGAGCTCGTGCGCGGCCGCGGCGGCTCGCACTGCATGACCTGCCCCGTCACCCGCGACGCGGTGTGA